In the Melopsittacus undulatus isolate bMelUnd1 chromosome 29, bMelUnd1.mat.Z, whole genome shotgun sequence genome, one interval contains:
- the RNF40 gene encoding E3 ubiquitin-protein ligase BRE1B, with product MSGPGVKRGAPEPGGGPPEKKPPREEQAPTTLIEPLRLGGISSTEEMDLKVLQFRNKRLAERLEQRQVCEDELRERIERLEERQATDDSTLRLVNRSWGQLEAEVQALLRRCEGVGGAPAPPPDPPEPRPEGPDPPPAPPGEGEGPERRDPWPGPCSTPPSVPIGTSPGAASFLLALSRQGAGPGAGGAGPGAGGEGLRPALTFAPQAVARLVHALARAQERARAAGARLVGCAELPEPGRALLRELLREHRRLQDLTLQLQEKHHRESLELAELQDKATTAETKVLEMGTTLEGLQWDSAKLRKREGRLDRRLAEALEQLTSGSYGSASSGGFQGGQITLSMQKFEMLNQELEGNQELANSRMAELEKLQLELQQAVRGHERLKVALRSLPEEAVKATLEYKVLQSQFSLLYHESLQVKTQLDEARALLLSTKNSHLRHIEHMESDELGVQKRLRTEVIQLEDTLAQVRKEYEMLRIEFEQNLAANEQAGPINREMRHLISSLQNHNHQLKGDVQRYKRKLREVQAEINKLRLQASGAPPPSPIVDEAPTPSSAPPPPPTSGPAPPPTGPAPLKEEDVGVAPPGPAPSDPKREDVAPPPRREEEEPPAPSPAPSATPPPPRSKEPPLPGASRERGRGKGGGGGGGGGANPAPPPPEEAKKKDSELLKQLRGELKKAQESQKEMKLLLDMYKSAPKEQRDKVQLMAAERKSKAEAEELRCRARELEERERRESKKLADEEALRRLRAGEEHIEALQRRLAATKQEEEALLSEMDVTGQAFEDMQEQNLRLLQQLREKDDANFKLMSERIKANQIHKLLREEKDELAEQVLALKAQVDAQLLLVQKLEEKERGLQSSLGAVEKELALRSQALELHKRKAVEAAQLAEDLRAQGEHVQARLRELQSCAAENRAAKDKESLSLKRAQEELSRLRRKLEKQRKVEVYADADQILQEEIKEYRARLTCPCCNARKKDAVLTKCFHVFCFECVRSRYETRQRKCPKCNAAFGAHDFHRVYIS from the exons CTCGAGGCTGAGGTCCAGGCTCTGCTCCGACGCTgtgagggggtggggggggctccggccccgccccctgacCCCCCCGAGCCCCGCCCAGAGGGACCTgacccccccccggccccccccggaGAGGGGGAGGGGCCTGAAAGGAGGG ATCCATGGCCAGGCCCCTGCTCCACCCCCCCCTCTGTTCCCATTGGAACCAGCCCCGGAGCCGCCTCCTTCCTATTGGCCCTGAGccggcagggggcggggcctggagccggaggggcggggcctggggcCGGAGGGGAGGGGCTTCGGCCGGCGCTGACCTTTGCCCCCCAGGCGGTGGCGCGCCTGGTGCACGCGCTGGCGCGGGCTCAGGAGAGAGCGCGAGCTGCCGGAGCCAGGCTGGTGGGGTGTG CGGAGCTGCCCGAGCCAGGCCGGGCTCTGCTGCGGGAGCTGCTCCGGGAGCACCGGAGGCTGCAGGACCTgaccctgcagctgcaggagaagcaTCACCGCGAGTCCCTGGAG CTGGCAGAGCTTCAGGACAAGGCCACGACAGCCGAGACGAAGGTTCTGGAGATGGGGACCACACTGGAGGGGCTGCAATGGGACAGTGCTAAACTGCGCAAGAGGGAGGGCCGCCTGGACCGGCGCCTGGCCGAGGCCCTGGAGCAG CTGACCTCTGGCTCCTATGGCTCCGCCAGCTCCGGAGGCTTCCAAGGGGGACAGATCACCCTCAGCATGCAAAAG TTCGAGATGCTGAACCAGGAGCTGGAGGGGAACCAGGAACTGGCCAACAGCCGAAtggctgagctggagaagctaCAGCTGGAGCTGCAACAGGCGGTCAGGGGGCACGAGCGCCTCAAG GTGGCGCTGCGCTCCCTGCCCGAGGAGGCCGTCAAGGCCACCCTGGAGTACAAGGTCCTGCAGTCCCAGTTCTCGCTGCTCTACCACGAGAGCCTCCAGGTGAAGACTCAGCTGGATGAGGCCAGAGCCCTATTGCTGAGCACCAAGAACAGCCACCTGAGGCACATCGAGCACATGGAG aGCGACGAGCTGGGGGTCCAGAAGCGCCTGCGCACGGAGGTCATCCAGCTGGAGGACACCTTGGCCCAGGTGCGCAAGGAGTATGAGATGCTGAGGATTGAGTTCGAGCAGAACCTGGCGGCCAATGAGCAGGCAG GCCCCATCAACAGGGAGATGCGTCACCTCATCAGCAGCCTCCAGAACCACAACCATCAGCTCAAGGGGGACGTCCAGCGCTACAAGCGGAAGCTGCGGGAGGTGCAGGCCGAGATCAACAAG CTCCGCCTCCAGGCCTCCGGcgcccctcccccttcccccatcgtc GACGAAGCCCCCACCCCCTCCTccgcccctccccctccccccacctccggccccgccccccctcCCACTGGCCCCGCCCCTTTAAAAGAGGAGGACGTGGGCGTGGCCCCacctggccccgccccctccgaCCCCAAGCGGGAGGAcgtggccccgccccctcgccgggaggaggaggagcctCCGgccccaagccccgccccctcggccacccctccccctccccgcTCCAAGgagccccccct GCCTGGAGCATCACgggagagggggaggggcaagggggggggaggggggggagggggaggagccAACccagcccctcccccacccGAGGAGGCCAAGAAGAAGGATTCGGAGCTGCTCAAACAGCTGCGGGGGGAGCTCAa GAAGGCTCAGGAGAGCCAGAAGGAGATGAAGCTGCTCTTGGACATGTACAAGTCGGCACCAAAGGAGCAGAGGGACAAGGTGCAGCTGATGGCGGCTGAGAGGAAGAGCAAGGCTGAG GCGGAGGAGCTCCGCTGCCGCGCGCGGGAGCTGGAGGAGCGCGAGCGCCGCGAGAGCAAGAAGCTGGCGGATGAGGAGGCCTTGAGGAGGCTGCGGGCGGGGGAGGAGCACATCGAGGCCCTGCAGCGCCGCCTGGCGGCCACCAAGCAG GAGGAGGAGGCCCTGCTGTCCGAGATGGACGTGACCGGCCAGGCCTTTGAGGACATGCAGGAGCAGAACCTgcggctgctgcagcagctgcgtGAGAAGGATGATGCCAACTTCAAGCTCATGTCCGAGCGCATCAAAGCCAATCAGATCCACAAGCTGCTGCGAGAGGAGAAGGACGAGCTGGCAGAGCAGGTGCTGGCGCTCAAGGCACAG GTGGACgcgcagctgctgctggtgcagaagctggaggagaaggagcgagggctgcagagcagcctggggGCAGTGGAGAAGGAGCTGGCGCTGAGGagccaggcactggagctgcacaAGAGGAAG gcaGTGGAAGCCGCTCAGCTGGCCGAGGACCTGCGGGCACAGGGGGAACATGTCCAGGCCAGACtgagggagctgcagagctgtgcagctgAGAACAGGGCAGCCAAGGACAAGGAGTCCCTGAGCCTCAAGAGGGCACag gagGAGCTCTCTCGCCTGCGCCggaagctggagaagcagcGCAAGGTTGAGGTTTATGCTGATGCCGACCAAATCCTGCAGGAGGAGATCAAGGAATATcgg gcCCGCCTGACCTGCCCCTGCTGCAACGCCCGCAAGAAGGATGCTGTGCTCACCAAGTGCTTCCATGTCTTCTGCTTCGAGTGCGTCCGGAGCCGCTACGAGACCAGGCAGAGGAAGTGTCCCAAGTGCAACGCGGCCTTTGGGGCCCATGACTTCCATAGGGTCTACATCAGCTGA